AACAAATGTTACTGGTGAAACTGTTACAAACAAAGATTTCGTCAAGGATCTTCTGGTAAAACAGGTTAGCACATCCGTACTATTGGAAAAAAGTATAAGAACAATGCTTGATGCGGGTGTAGATACATTTGTAGAAATAGGCCCTGGAAAGGTTTTAAGTGGCTTTGTAAAGAAAATTGACAGGGACGCGAAAGTATTAAATGTAGAAAATTTGGAAACCTTGAATAAAGCATTGGAAGTATTGGTATAAAGTGCGGGAAAGAGGTATGTTTTGGAGGTGTACACAAAATGCAATTTAAAGGACAGACTGCTGTTATTACCGGATCTTCAAGAGGAATCGGAAAGGCCATTGCTGAAAAACTCGGGAAATTAGGAGCTAATGTCGTTCTAAACGGAACAACAGACAAGGTTCTGGATACAGCTAAAGAGCTGGAAGCTATGGGAATAAAGGTTACAGCAGTTGTAGGTGACATAAGGCATGCTGAAGATGTGAAGACCTTGATGAATACTGCGGTAAATACCTTTGGAGGTATTGATATCCTGATAAACAATGCAGGAATAACAAAGGATAAACCAATGGCGATGATGTCAGAGGACGATTGGGACACCGTACTTGACATTAATCTAAAAGGTGCATTCCTATGTACAAAAGCAGCAGCAAAACTGATGCTGAAAAAAAAGTACGGCCGGATAGTTAATATCTCGTCAGTTGCGGGTAATTACGGCAATCCTGGTCAGGCAAATTATTCAGCATCAAAAGCGGGGCTTATAGGTTTGACAAAAACCACCGCAAAGGAGTTTGCTCCCCGGGGAATTATCTGTAATGTAGTGTGTCCGGGTGCAATTGTCAGTGATATGACGGAAATATTACCAGATGATTTAAAAAAGAAGTATATAGAAAAGATAGCACTCGGAAGGTTCGGGACGCCTGAAGAAGTAGCTAATGTTGTGGCTTTTTTTGCTTCTGAAGAGGCTGGTTATGTTACGGGACAGGTTATAGATATTGACGGTGGATTAGTTATGTAATAATATTATGTTTGGATATGCTTGGGTTTCCGGCTATTCAGCTTAATAATTATTAAATTGCATACCATAGTTAAAAATGTATGCATTATAGAACCATCCTTTGGAAGGAGGTGAATGTATGGTTTTTGATAAAGTAAAAAAATTGGTTGTTGAGCAGTTAGGTGTTGAAGAAGGCGATATAACTATGGAATCTTCTTTCATAGATGATCTTGGAGCTGATTCTCTTGATATAGTAGAGCTTATAATGGCTCTAGAAGAGGAATTTGGTCTTGAGATACCTGATAGCGAAGCAGAGAAGATCACAACAGTTAAAGATGTTGTTGAATACATCAATAGTAATACTTAAAAAAGTCCCCAATAGGGGCTTTTTTAATTTTATATGTCTAAAGAAATGTTTTCCATGTCTAAATGACGTTTTAATATATATCTATAATAATTCAGAATTTTATCAATTTAAAATTCACCATATTGGAGGTTTGTGGAAATGAAAAAACGAGTAGTTATAACAGGAGCAGGGGTAGTATCTTCACTTGGTTTTGGTTTGGATCAGTTTTGGGGTTCAATAAAAGAGGGAAAAAACGGAATTAGCGAAATGACCGGAATTGATGTTTCAGAGATGTCAACAAAGGTTGGTGCCGAGATAAAGGATTTTGATCCTACCTTATTTATTGATAAAAAAGAAGCCAGAAGAATGGACAGATACAATCAGTTCGCAATGGCTGCTTCTAAAATGGCGGTAGAAAATGCAAAGCTTGATTTGGATTCTTTGAATAAGGATAAATGCGGTGTTATTATAGGATCAGGTATAGGTGGAATAGGAACATTTGAAGAGCAGCACAGTGTTTTACTTAACAAAGGACCGGGAAGAGTCAGTCCGTTTTTCATACCGATGATGATTTCTAATATGGCTTCCGGCCGTGTAGCGATTCAATACGGATTTATGGGCTTTAACGAATGTGTTGTAACAGCTTGTGCAACTTCAAATAATGCAATTGGTGATGCATTCAAGGTAATACAGCGAGGAGATGCGGATTTAATGCTCACAGGTGGTGCTGAGGCATCCTTAACAGCTATGAGTTTTGCGGGGTTCTGTAATATGGGTGCAATGAGTAAAAATCCTGATCCTGCAACAGCCTCAAGACCATTTGATAAAGATAGAGACGGGTTTGTAATGGGTGAAGGTGCCGGAATTTTAGTGCTTGAGGAGTTAGAACATGCACTTAATAGAGGTGCGAACATACTGGCAGAAGTTGTCGGATACGGTTGTACCTGCGATGCTTACCACATAACTGCTCCTCATCCGGAAGGATTAGGAGGAATAAAGAGTATGCAGATGGCAATTAATGATGCAGGTATCAAGCCTGAGGAAGTTAATTACGTCAACGCTCATGGAACTTCTACCCCTTTAAATGATCCCGGTGAAGTACATGTTGTAAAAACAGTATTTGGCAGTCATGCCGATAATCTTGCAATGAGTTCAACCAAGTCAATGACAGGACACTTATTAGGTGCAGCAGGTGCAGTTGAAGCTATAATTACAGCAATGGCAATCCATGACAGCTTCCTGCCACCGACAATCAATGTTCAGAATCAGGACCCTGAATGTGATATTGATTGTGTACCAAACAAGGGAAGACAAGCTGACATTAATTATGCACTTTCAAATGCACTTGGTTTCGGCGGTCACAATGCAACAATCTGTTTAAAGAAATATGAATAATTACAAAGTGTTGATGATATTAATATAAAAGAGTAAAATAACAGGTGGGGTTTTCCCTCCTGTTATTTTTTTGAAGTTGAACTAAATTTATTATAAACTTAATATGATTTAAAGCGTTACTGGAGGATTAAAAATGGCAGAAATTCGTTATGATAATAGAATATCTGAACTTGAAGATATTATAGGATACACTTTTAAAAATAAAGATATTATTTTTGCTGCTGTTACCCACAGCTCATATGCAAATGAAAAGAAGTCAAGGAAGTTGAAATATAATGAGAGACTTGAATTCCTTGGAGATTCGGTCCTAGGCCTTACAATAAGTGAATATTTATTCCAGAAAAAGCCAAACCTACCTGAGGGGGAATTGTCAGTAACAAGAGCTAAAATTGTATGTGAAAACTCATTATCCCAGTGTGCTACTGACATAGGTCTTGGAAAATATCTATTACTCGGAAAGGGAGAAGAACTGTCAGGGGGCAGAGAAAAGATTTCTTTGCTTTCAGATGCATTTGAGGCATTGATAGGTGCACTATACATTGACGGTGGGTTTGAAACTGCCAAATCATTTATTTACAGATATATGGATAAAATCATAAAGTCATGTATTGAAGGCAAACTGTTTTACGATTATAAGACGCAGCTGCAGGAATTGGTTCAGCAAAACGGAGAACAACAGATTACTTATAGTGTTACCGACCAATTTGGCCCTGACCATAACAAGACATTTATTACAGAAGTAAAGATAAATGGTGCTATTCAGGGGCGGGGAAAAGGACATTCTAAAAAAGAAGCTGAACAAAATGCTGCAAAGAATGCCTTAAATAATCTAAAAACAAATTAGTCTGAAGGAGTGTTTATACATTAAAAAGCATATAGTAATTCCCATATTTGTACCACATAAAGGTTGTCCCTTTGATTGTATTTTCTGTAATCAGAAAATTATAAGCGGGCAAATACATGAGTCCAGTGAAGAAGAGATTCGCAGTACTATTGAGAGCCATCTTGAAACCAGTGGTGATGCTTATGTTGAAATCGGTTTCTACGGCGGCAGCTTTACCGGCATTTCATTAAGTGAGCAGGAATGGTATCTCAAGATTGGATACAGTTACATTAAAGATGGAAAGGTAAAGCAGATAAGGCTTTCTACCAGACCTGACTATATAAATCCGACAATATTGGATTTGCTTGAAAGATACGGTGTAAAAACCATAGAATTAGGTGTTCAAAGTTTGGACTACGATGTATTAAAATGCACTAACAGGGGACATGGCATAGAAGAGGTACTAAATGCTGCAATGATGATTAAGGACAGAGGTTTTTCACTAGGTATTCAAACAATGATAGGTCTTCCCGGGGATACCAGGGCAAAAGCTGTTGCAACTGCTAAAAAGGTTGTGGAACTGTCTCCCAATATAGTAAGGATTTATCCTACACTTGTTATAAAGAATACTTTTTTACAAAAACTGTATTACGACGGGCGGTATCAACCACTGACAATCGAAGAGGCTGTGGATATTTCTGCTGAATTACTGGATATATATGAAAAACACAGAATCAATGTTATTAGGATAGGCCTACAGCCCACAGACAATATCAGTGAATCTGGAGAGATTGTAGCTGGGCCTTTTCATCCTGCTTTCAGACAACTTGTGGAATCAAGACTTGCTCTTACAAGAATGCGACAATATATAATAGATTACGGGCTGGATAAATTATCGGACATCGTTATTGAGTGTAATCCTAAATTAGTTTCAAATATTATAGGTCAAAAAAGAATGAATATCCATACCCTTAAAAACGAGTTTAATTTTAAAAATATACGGATTATGGAGAAGCTTAATGTCGAAAAATTCCTTATTATGGCAACCTGAATAAAAATTTAAAAATTTTTAAAAATTTTAAATGTAAAAAGCAGGAATTGAATGAAATATATAGAATAGATATAATACAATTATATTTTATTTTTTTGCTTTTTTTAAAGCATTTTTTTAGGAGGATGTATAATATGGAAGTACTAAAGGTTTCAGCTAATTCACAACCCAAATCAGTCGCTGGAGCATTGGCTGCAGTGTTACGGGACAACAATTATGCAGAGATTCAGGCAGTAGGAGCCGGAGCAGTAAATCAGGCAGTTAAGGCAATAGCGATAACAAGAGGTTTTGTAGCACCAAACGGAATTGACCTTGTGGCAGTTCCTGCATTTGCTGAAGTGAATATCGATGGAGAAGAAAGAACAGCTATTAAATTCTACATACAACCTCGATAATTCAGTTTATTGAAATGAAAGGCTCGCTTATACAGCGGGCCTTTTTTTATGACATTTTAAATCTCATAGAATTTATTGTAGTCAACGGTAATTGACCGTTGGAGGCTAAAATCAGCCTGTTTTCCACCTCATTCCAGTTTACGATTCCCCACCAGGAATCAATGAACTTCTTACGTTCATTCTGGTAGTCCAGATAGTAGGCGTGTTCCCATACATCACAAACTAAAACCGGTATACCTCCCCATTGAGTACGATTCTGATGCTTTTCGGCCTGAAGGATTTCAAGTCTTCCCCACGCAGGCTGCCAAATAAGAATAGCCCATCCTGAACCTTCTACTTTTTCAGCTGCACTTGTGAATTGTTCCCTAAAGGCACTAAAATTTCCGAAATAATTATTGATATGATTAATGGTTTGCGTACCTGGATTTCCCCCCATACCAGGTGGTGCCATAACTGTCCAGAAAATACTATGCAGAATATGGCCTGAACCATTAAATGCCAGTTCATTTTCCCAGTATTTTATGTATTCATAATCATTCCTTTTTCTGACATCTGAAAGACTGACTTCAGTCTTATTTAGTCCGTCTACATAGGCTTTATGGTGTTTATCATGGTGTATTCTTAATGTTCTTTGACTTATTACAGGTTCAAGTGCATTGTAGGAATATGGCAGAGGCGGTAATTGGTGCTGCCCTATCGGAGCATAGTTGTAGTTCATAAGTAATATTTACTCCCGAAAAGTATGCTATGTTATTATATTCAGCCGCTGTAAAAATGTGCAACAAAATAAGCTTACGCGTGGTATGTAAAACATCCTGCGTAAGCTATTATACTAGAATCAGTGTATTGTTTCTAAATTGCCTTGTTCAACTGTGTTATACATATTTCCCAGCTTTTCCATGGTTTCTGCCGGGGCAGCTTCCAGGGGATAGTAGCCTTTTTGAACCATCCATTGCCATATATCATACGCATGGTGTGAGCTCATTTTAAAAGCATCTTCCAAGAACATTCTGATTTCAGGATTACTTGCTTCCATCGCTGCCCAGGCATATTCTCTACCTGCACGCTTCAGAGTAAGAAGATAGGATGTTGCAATCTCACGGTCATTTAGTTCCTGTAAATCGGTTCTTGGAGTAACTGGAAGAGTATTTGTTTCAGAATTAGTATAATTTTGGATAATATTTGTTATGGGGGGAATAGGCAGGCCGGTTTTTGCTCCGGAAGTTCTGCTTAGGTACTCTACCTTTGTATTGTAATCTTTAATATGGTATGGTAAATGCTTTTGAATTAACGATTTTAGTTCATTATCCTGAACGGAGTTTAGAAATAAAGCCATATTTGTAATGGAATTTACACAACTTGTAGTAAGTTCTCTTAAATCATTTACTTCATGAGATGCTAATTGCATATTTATTCCTCCTTATAATATCTTTCATTTACTCGTATTATCTCGCTTAATCTTAGAATTTCATATCAACCCGAGAGCGTTATTTGGACAAATATTCTGTATTAGTATAATACTGGATTATACTGGTTAGCCTTCGGCTAGACTGCGCTTGTTTTTTGCTATCACGCCAATGGCTTCCACATGTCTCTGGCGACAAACCTCCTATGTCTCACTGGGTCATGCCCTAAATTCCTTCGTCCTGTCTTGTCCAGAGGTGGAATGTCAGTCATGCTCCTAAACTGGGTCGTGCCCTAATGGAAAATATTCAACCTGACTATCCCGGCTCTCAATTGTCAATGCTCTTCTAAAACTAATCGATACACTTTAAACATCACTTTTTCTTACCATATATCCGTTACTCGCAGTCATTGGTTTCAGATTCTTTATGGCATAGTCCTCAAATCAGTAGGCTATGCTGCCTTCATCATTGGTCTTTTAATATCGTTCATCATCTTTTCAGCATCATAGTGGCTACCTGTTTTTAGTATTGCATAAAATACTCTTATCAACTTGCCGCATAAGGCTACTATTGACTGCATTTTCTTAAGTGGCTTGTTATCTCTATTAATGTAGTATAGGTGCAACTGCCTAAATTCAGGGTTTCTAGCTACTAATGGCAATACTGCTTGAAATATGGCATATCTGCCGTCAGAGCGTCCCCTTCTGGTTATTGTTGTTTTGCCTTGATGCTTGCCAGAGCTGTTTTCTCTTAGGTTTAACCCAAATAGTTTTACTATTTGCTCTGGAGCATCAAATCTACTAATATCTCCTACAGCACCTAAGAACCCTGCCACAGCTACAATTCCTATTCCTTTTATACCTAAAAGCATACTTGCACTCGGAATTTCTTTTACTTGTGCTTCTACTTTTTGCATTATCAGCTCAAGCCTGTGACCATGAATCATATATTCGTCTAGAAGAGTTTCAATCTCCAGAACTGCTGATTCCAGACCATGCTTTAGTCCAATGGATTCTTCTGCTGCTTTTATGAGCTTCTGGGCATGTTTATGTCCAACCGCTCTTTTGACTTCCTCTTTCCATGTTGCTACTATTTTTTCCTCACCTGTTTTAATTACTGCCTGTGGAGTAGGAAAATGCTTCAGTGTAAGCAACGCCGCCTTTCCAGTCCATTTCTTGAAAACAGTACTAAACTCAGGAAAGTATATTGCTAACCATCGTTTTACTCTATTTTGTATGCTAATCAACTGCACAACATTTTGCCTGCGTAATTCCATCAGATTTCTTATTTCTCGATATACACCTTCAGGCATGTACGGTATTAGATATCTTCCGTCCTTGACTAGCATTGCAATCGTTTTTGGATCTTTACGGTCATGCTTGCTTGGGGTGTTATCATCTAGTTCCTTTGAGCGTTTTACATGGTAAGGATTAACCATACCAAACTCTACACCCATGTTCTGCAAGTGACTTCCAAACCCCTACCAGTAATGCCCGGTGGGCTCCATTCCTACGAATGTTTTTGTCTTTTGATTTCTCTTCATCAGGTCTGTAACCCAAATATCAAAGGCATTGAAACCCTCTCTTGTATTCTCAAACCTAAATGCTCTTTTAGAAAATTCAAATCCTCTGAAATCAAAAGCCCTGGCGAAGTGGACCTCGCTACCGATATCTACTCCAACCACCATTGTTTCAGGTGTGATTTTCATTAACTTATTGTTTTGTGTACAATTCATATTAGTTACCCTCCGTTTATTTGATTTGTGCCTTCATTTGTGGTGTTCAGCACATTTCATATTTTACGTGAGGGTATTAATTTTTTCAAAGACCATTTTTCTTACTTACAGGAATGCTCCTAAGTGATTATTTTTTAGTCAGAAATGTGCTGAAACACATATTTATTCTTACCGCTGTTTTTATAATTATTCGATAATAAATTTTGAAATTATAGTTATGAAAAAAGACAGCCTTGTTTTGTCAAGGCTGCCTTTTTTAGGTTAATGGTTTAGTAACCGAATCCCCATGGGTGAAATGGAGGGCGTCGTCGATCAAAAAGACTTCTCAATAAAAGAATTGTGATCAAATCCCTTCTAAAACGTCTTCTTCCGCCGCCCAGACCTCCGAAAGCAAACTGACGGTCGTCACATTGGTCAAAATCCTGATAGTCCATATCAACATCTGCACCAACCCTATTGTCGATATCATCAACCATGGATTCCAGCATCTGACGGCTAGGGTTAAACATTGGACCGTGTTGTGCACACATTCTGTCACACATACGTTCAACTTCAGGCATTATTATAACGTAGCATCTGGGAAACATGTTTTGTAGATGTTCATGAGGCATCTCCATCATGGGAGAATACTGCTGAGGCATGTTCATCATTTGCATATAATTTTTACAACTCCAATCTTGCATAAAGACCTCCTTTAAAAAATAACTCCAGTATATTTTATGCAAATTTATCCACCTGGTTACATTTTTAAAATATTACGTAAATTAATCGGGAAATAACAGTTCGATTTTATTGACACTCCAAAAACAGAAATATATACTGAAAGCTGTAAATATACTTAATTTAGGATGAACTAACCGGATATTCATGGGAAAAAATATTATATATTCAATAAGTAGGGAGGATAAATTGTATGATTCACGAAGAACTGTATAAAACGATTTTTACCAGACGTTCTATTAGAAAATACGATATGACACCGCTGCCGGAACAAAAATTACAAGAAATCAAGAACTTTGCTGATAATACAAAAAAATTGGTACCGGGTATAAAGTGCGAAATTTGTTTTCTTGATAAAGAAAATGTAAAAAATATATTTCCTATAAAGGCACCCCATTATATTTCAATCTATTCCGAAAAAAAAGAGGGATATTTAATGAATGTGGGTTTTATGCTGCAGCAGGTAGATTTGTTTCTTTCAGCAAACAATTTAGTAAGCTGCTGGTTGGGTATAGCAAAGCCGTCAAAAGAAGTTCCGACTTCAAATAACGATATGGAATTTGTAATTATGCTTGCCTTCGGCAATACACATGAGAAGCTGCATAGGGCGGATACTTCGGAATTTAAACGGAAGGGCATTTCAGAAATAACATCAATTACCGGGGCAGACGAATTGCTGGAAGCGGCGAGACTTGCACCTTCAGCATCCAATTCTCAGCCTTGGTATTTCAGCGGAGACCAAAATGAAATAATTATTAGCCGTGAAAAGCTTAGTTTTTTGAAAGCTCCTATTTTTAATAGAATAAACCAGATCGATATGGGGATTGCTTTATGCCATTTATGGCTTTCAATTGAGCATCAGGGAAAAACAGCATATTTTGATTATACAAAGTCAAATGCCCCCAAAGGATATGAATTTATGTTAAAAGTTAAAGTTGGGGGTGGTAAATCATGTTAACAAGGATAAATCAAAAGAACGGAGAAGAACTTTCTATTCTAGGTTTTGGGTGTATGAGGTTTCCCACCAGGGCAGGCGGGATAGACGAACCGAGAGCTATTAGGATGATACGTTATGCTATAGAAAAGGGAATTAATTATTTTGATACGGCTTATATTTACCATGGAGGGAAAAGTGAAAGCCTTCTGGGAAAAGCTTTAGCCGGAGGTTTTCGTGAAAAAGTCAAAATAGCTACAAAACTGCCTTCTTTTATGGT
This genomic stretch from Ruminiclostridium cellulolyticum H10 harbors:
- the fabG gene encoding 3-oxoacyl-[acyl-carrier-protein] reductase; the protein is MQFKGQTAVITGSSRGIGKAIAEKLGKLGANVVLNGTTDKVLDTAKELEAMGIKVTAVVGDIRHAEDVKTLMNTAVNTFGGIDILINNAGITKDKPMAMMSEDDWDTVLDINLKGAFLCTKAAAKLMLKKKYGRIVNISSVAGNYGNPGQANYSASKAGLIGLTKTTAKEFAPRGIICNVVCPGAIVSDMTEILPDDLKKKYIEKIALGRFGTPEEVANVVAFFASEEAGYVTGQVIDIDGGLVM
- the acpP gene encoding acyl carrier protein; its protein translation is MVFDKVKKLVVEQLGVEEGDITMESSFIDDLGADSLDIVELIMALEEEFGLEIPDSEAEKITTVKDVVEYINSNT
- the fabF gene encoding beta-ketoacyl-ACP synthase II; amino-acid sequence: MKKRVVITGAGVVSSLGFGLDQFWGSIKEGKNGISEMTGIDVSEMSTKVGAEIKDFDPTLFIDKKEARRMDRYNQFAMAASKMAVENAKLDLDSLNKDKCGVIIGSGIGGIGTFEEQHSVLLNKGPGRVSPFFIPMMISNMASGRVAIQYGFMGFNECVVTACATSNNAIGDAFKVIQRGDADLMLTGGAEASLTAMSFAGFCNMGAMSKNPDPATASRPFDKDRDGFVMGEGAGILVLEELEHALNRGANILAEVVGYGCTCDAYHITAPHPEGLGGIKSMQMAINDAGIKPEEVNYVNAHGTSTPLNDPGEVHVVKTVFGSHADNLAMSSTKSMTGHLLGAAGAVEAIITAMAIHDSFLPPTINVQNQDPECDIDCVPNKGRQADINYALSNALGFGGHNATICLKKYE
- the rnc gene encoding ribonuclease III: MAEIRYDNRISELEDIIGYTFKNKDIIFAAVTHSSYANEKKSRKLKYNERLEFLGDSVLGLTISEYLFQKKPNLPEGELSVTRAKIVCENSLSQCATDIGLGKYLLLGKGEELSGGREKISLLSDAFEALIGALYIDGGFETAKSFIYRYMDKIIKSCIEGKLFYDYKTQLQELVQQNGEQQITYSVTDQFGPDHNKTFITEVKINGAIQGRGKGHSKKEAEQNAAKNALNNLKTN
- a CDS encoding elongator complex protein 3 yields the protein MKKHIVIPIFVPHKGCPFDCIFCNQKIISGQIHESSEEEIRSTIESHLETSGDAYVEIGFYGGSFTGISLSEQEWYLKIGYSYIKDGKVKQIRLSTRPDYINPTILDLLERYGVKTIELGVQSLDYDVLKCTNRGHGIEEVLNAAMMIKDRGFSLGIQTMIGLPGDTRAKAVATAKKVVELSPNIVRIYPTLVIKNTFLQKLYYDGRYQPLTIEEAVDISAELLDIYEKHRINVIRIGLQPTDNISESGEIVAGPFHPAFRQLVESRLALTRMRQYIIDYGLDKLSDIVIECNPKLVSNIIGQKRMNIHTLKNEFNFKNIRIMEKLNVEKFLIMAT
- a CDS encoding stage V sporulation protein S; amino-acid sequence: MEVLKVSANSQPKSVAGALAAVLRDNNYAEIQAVGAGAVNQAVKAIAITRGFVAPNGIDLVAVPAFAEVNIDGEERTAIKFYIQPR
- a CDS encoding superoxide dismutase, coding for MNYNYAPIGQHQLPPLPYSYNALEPVISQRTLRIHHDKHHKAYVDGLNKTEVSLSDVRKRNDYEYIKYWENELAFNGSGHILHSIFWTVMAPPGMGGNPGTQTINHINNYFGNFSAFREQFTSAAEKVEGSGWAILIWQPAWGRLEILQAEKHQNRTQWGGIPVLVCDVWEHAYYLDYQNERKKFIDSWWGIVNWNEVENRLILASNGQLPLTTINSMRFKMS
- a CDS encoding spore coat protein is translated as MQLASHEVNDLRELTTSCVNSITNMALFLNSVQDNELKSLIQKHLPYHIKDYNTKVEYLSRTSGAKTGLPIPPITNIIQNYTNSETNTLPVTPRTDLQELNDREIATSYLLTLKRAGREYAWAAMEASNPEIRMFLEDAFKMSSHHAYDIWQWMVQKGYYPLEAAPAETMEKLGNMYNTVEQGNLETIH
- a CDS encoding nitroreductase family protein, with the translated sequence MIHEELYKTIFTRRSIRKYDMTPLPEQKLQEIKNFADNTKKLVPGIKCEICFLDKENVKNIFPIKAPHYISIYSEKKEGYLMNVGFMLQQVDLFLSANNLVSCWLGIAKPSKEVPTSNNDMEFVIMLAFGNTHEKLHRADTSEFKRKGISEITSITGADELLEAARLAPSASNSQPWYFSGDQNEIIISREKLSFLKAPIFNRINQIDMGIALCHLWLSIEHQGKTAYFDYTKSNAPKGYEFMLKVKVGGGKSC